Proteins encoded together in one Miscanthus floridulus cultivar M001 chromosome 16, ASM1932011v1, whole genome shotgun sequence window:
- the LOC136511287 gene encoding uncharacterized protein has product MYAKTLDEMGIDQTCLRPTRAPFHGIVPGKQAMPLGQIDLHVTFRDQFNYRTETITFEVVGFSRTFHAILGCPCYAKFMVVPNYTYLELKIPSPHGVITVGASFQHAYECEVECCGHVIAIVASGELAALREEVTDEAPDT; this is encoded by the coding sequence atgtatgccaagacgctcgacgaaatgggcatcgaccaaacatgcctccgcccaacccgagcacctttccacggtATCGTGcccgggaagcaggccatgccacttgggcaaattGATCTGCACGTTACCTttagggatcagttcaattataggactgaaaccatcaccttcgaggtggttgggttctccAGAACattccatgccatcctgggatgtccatgctatgcgaagttcatggtcgtccccaactatacatacctcgaGCTAAAGATACCtagcccccatggggtcatcactgtcggtgcctccttccagcacgcctatgagtgcgaggtcgagtgctgtggtcACGTcatagcaatcgtcgcctccggagagctcgccgccctcagggaggaggtcaccgaTGAGGCGCCCGACACCTAG